CATGTAGGTGCTGATGGCCGAGGTGGACAGGTTCAGCTCCTGCTGCGCGGCGGCGAATCCCTGGTGACGGACCACGGCGGCGAATATGCGCAGGAGTTTGAGGTCGGGAAGGGCGGTGGACATAGGGCTCCGGCAAAACGATCGGCTACAAGGCGCCTGGTGAACTCATTCGCCTCTGCAGGATAGGGCGATGTGCGACAGATCGGCGCAGTCTACCCTCTCCCGATAGTTTAGAAATCCTTGAACTGATTATTTGCCACCAGCGATTTGTCCCCGCCCGCTTCCTGACCAGAATCAGCCCACTACCTACAACCACAACAACCGTGAGGCCACCCCGTGGACAAGAAACTCCATCAGCCCCTGGGCGGCAATGAGATGCCCCGTTTCGGCGGTATCGCCACCATGCTTCGCCTGCCCCACATCCAGACCCCCGCCGAACTCGACGCACTCGACGCGGCCTTCGTCGGCGTTCCCCTGGACATCGGCACCTCCCTGCGCTCCGGCACCCGCTTCGGGCCCCGCGAAATCCGCGCCGAATCGGTGATGATCCGCCCCTACAACATGGCCACCGGCGCCGCCCCCTTCGACTCCCTCAACGTGGCCGACATCGGCGACGTCGCCATCAACACCTTCAACCTGAAGGAAGCCGTACGCATCATCGAGGAGGAGTACGACCGTATCCTCGGCCACGGCATCGTCCCGCTGACCCTGGGCGGCGACCACACCATCACCCTCCCGATCCTGCGCGCCATCCACAAGAAGCACGGCAAGGTCGGCCTGGTGCACATCGACGCCCACGCCGATGTGAACGACGAGATGTTCGGCGAGAAGGTCGCCCACGGCACCACCTTCCGCCGCGCCGCCGAAGAAGGCCTGATCGACTGCGACCGCGTGGTTCAGATCGGCCTGCGCGCCCAGGGCTACACCGCCGAAGACTTCAACTGGAGCCGCAAGCAGGGCTTCCGCGTGGTCCAGGCCGAGGAGTGCTGGCACAAGTCCCTGGCCCCGCTGATGGCGGAAGTCCGCGACAAGGTCGGCGGCGGCCCGGTCTACCTCTCCTTCGACATCGACGGCATCGATCCCGCCTGGGCGCCCGGCACCGGCACTCCGGAAATCGGCGGCCTGACCACCATCCAGGCGATCGAGATCATCCGTGGCTGCCAGGGCCTGGACGTCATCGGCTGCGACCTGGTGGAGGTGTCCCCGCCCTACGACACCACCGGCAACACCTCGCTGCTGGGGGCCAACCTGCTGTACGAGATGCTCTGCATCCTCCCGGGCGTCGCCCACCGCTGAGTACAACCACTTCCCCGGCGCCACGTCGCGCCGGGCGCGTACCGATCGCCAAACAAACGCTCAGGCCCCCCTGAAGCGGCGTAACAACGAAACAGCTCCACTTTATTGCGACTGCCTACAACAACAACCACTGCAATACGCCTTGAAGGAGTTACCGATGAGCACTCGTCCGCTGAAACTGTTCGCCCTCGCCGGCCTGGTCGCCGCCACCCTGAGCGGCGGCGCCATGGCCGCCGATGGCAAGCCCTCGTTCGTGAGTTCGGGAAGTTTCCAGGTCTGTTCCGATCCGACCTTCCCGCCGCTGGAGTTCTTCGAGAAGGCCGGTGACCGCGAACCGAGCGGCTTCGACGCGGACCTGATCCGCGCCCTGGCCCAGCACTGGGGTGTGAAGCCACGCTTCATCGTCACCGAGTTCACCGGCCTGCTGCCGGGCCTGGACGCCAAGCGCTGCGACGCGGTCATCAGCGGCACCCTGATCACTCCCGAGCGCACCGAGAAGCTCAACGCCGTGGCCTACCTGGCCAGCGCCACCATCGTCTTCGGCAATGGCAAGAGCGACCTCACCCTGAACAGCCTGGATGACCTCTCCGGCAAGGTGGTCGCGGTGCAGTCCGGCACCCGCTACGTGGACATCATGGAAAAGCTCAACGAGCAACTGAAGGCCGCCGGCAAGACCCCGGCCACCCTGCAGACCTACCCGAAGGGCAGCGACGTGGCCCAGCAGGTACTGGTCGGCCGCGCCGCAGCCGGCCTGTCCCAGGACACCGAACTGGCCTACCGCGAACTGCAGACACCCGGCCAGTTCAAGACCCTCTATGCCTTCCCCGAGAAGGACATCTTCGGCGCCTACATGCGGCCGAGCCCGGAAGACAAGAAAGCCGTCGAGGACGCCGTATCCGCCCTGAAGGCCAACGGCACCCTCAAGTCCATCGCCGAGAAATGGAAGCTCGACCCGGCCAACCTGGAAACCGCCGCGCAATAAGAGCCCCCTCTCCCACGGGTGGGAGAAGGGTTGGGGACAGGGTGCTCGCTGGTCGGCCCTCTCCCCGGCCCTCTCCCGCCGGCGGGGGAGGCAAAGCTGTCCGGGCCCCTGGCGCCGACACACGCTTCCATTCACGCAGGACACGTACATGAACTTCGATGTGACTGTCTTCTGGGACGCCCTGACGTCCTGGCACTTCTTCCGCGGCGCCTGCATCACCCTGATCCTGGCGCTGGTGTCCCATTCGGTGGGCATCCTCATTTCCATTCCCTGCGCCCTGGCCCTGGACGGCCCGCCCAGCGTCTGGCGCAGCACCCTGCGCGGGGTCCTCAGCGTCTTCCGCGGTGCGCCTACCCTGCTGCAACTGCTGTTCGTCTGGAACGCCCTGCCGCAGTTCTTCCCGGTTTTCCGGGAGGAATGGTTCACCCCCTTCATCGCCGCCTGGATCGCGCTGTCCCTCAACGAGGCCGCCTACCAGGTCGAGATCAACCGCGCCGCGCTGAAAGCCGTGGACAAGGGTCAGTACGCCGCCGGCCACGCCCTGGGCCTGTCGCGCTGGCACACCTTCCGCTACGTGATCATGCCGCAGGCTGCGCGTATCGCGGTGCCGCCGACCGCGAACGAGTTCATCACCCTGCTGAAGATCACCTCGCTGGCCTCGGTGATTTCCCTGCAGGAACTGATGGCCGTGACCTCGCAGACGGTATCCACCACCTTCCAGTTCTCCGAGTACTACGCCGTCGCCCTCGTCTACTACCTCGCCATGGTTTACAGCCTGACCTGGATGCAGGGAGGCCTGGAACGCCGCCTGTCGTGGGACGCCCACAGCAGCACCAGCAGCAAGTCCGTCGGCCTGGTGCAGCGCACCCTGGCCCACATGCGCCGTATCTGAGGAGCCCGTCATGAACGAAATCATCCGTCTCGAGAACGTCGGCAAGCGCTATGAGGACTTCCAGGTGTTGCAGGGCATCAACCTCTCCGTACGCCAAGGCGAGAAGATCGTCATCTGCGGTCCCTCGGGCTCCGGCAAATCGACCCTGATCCGCTGCATCAACCGCCTCAATCCCCACGACACCGGCACCATCACCGTGGAAGACCAGGACATCTCCACGAAATCCGGCAGCGATCACGTGCGCCGCGAAGTGGGCATGGTGTTCCAGAACTTCAACCTGTTCCCCCACCTGACCGTGCTGGAGAACTGCACCCTGGCACCGATGAAGGTACGCGGCCTGGGCCGCAAGCAAGCCGAGGAGCTGGCCCTGCGCTACCTCAATCGCGTGCATATCGGCTCCCAGGCGCACAAGAAACCCGGCCAGCTGTCCGGGGGCCAGCAACAGCGCGTGGCCATCGCCCGCGCCCTGTGCATGAGCCCCAAGGTGATGCTGTTCGACGAGCCCACTTCCGCGCTCGACCCGGAAATGGTCGGCGAGGTACTGGATGTGATGACCGAACTGGCCCAGGACGGCATGACCATGCTCTGCGTGACCCACGAGATGGGCTTCGCCCGCAAGGTGGCCGACCGCGTGGTGTTCATGGACGCCGGCCAGATCGTGGAAACCTCCAACCCGGCGGACTTCTTCGACAACCCGCAGCATCCGCGTACCCGCGCCTTCCTGTCGCAGATCAATCACTGATGAACGTACAGAACGAAGCCATCCTGCGCCGTGACCTGGCGGCCGCCTACCGCCTGGCCGCCCTGTTCGGCTGGGACGACACCCTCTACACCCACTTCTCGGTGCGCCTGCCCGGCGTGGAGCCGCGTTTCCTGATCAACCCGTTCGGGCTGATGTTCGAGGAGATCCGCGCCAGCGACCTGATCGTGGTGGACATGCACGGCCGCGTGGTGGAAGGCAACGCCGACTACAACGTCGCCGGCTTCACCATCCACAGCGCCGTGCACATGGCCCGCGCCGATGCCCACTGCGTGATCCACACCCATACCCTGGCGGGCATGGCGGTGGCCGCGGCGGACAACGGCCTGGCGCAGCTCAACCAGATCAGCGCCGAGTTCCACCAGCGGGTCGGCTATCACACCTACGAAGGCATTGCCCTGGACCTGGGCGAGCGCGAGCGCCTCGTGGCGTCGCTGGGCGACAACATCGCCCTGATGCTGCGACACCATGGCCTGCTCAGCGTCGGTGCCAGCGTCGCCGACGCCATCTACGTCATGTACTACCTGAACAAGGCGTGCGAGATACAGATCGCCGCCTCCTCCCTGCGCGGCATCCGCGAGATGCCCAACGATCTCAGCGTTCACGCCTGCGAGCAGTTCCAGGCCTGCGAATGGCAGCGCCAACTGGTCTGGGAAGCCTGGCTCAGAAAGCTCGAAAGGGAGTGCCCCGAATACAAGGACTAGAACAAGCCGGATTGCTTGAAAACGGCGCAGTGTGAAGCGTTGCGCGCCTGGTAACACCTGCCACGGCCTTGCGAACCGTGGCTACAACAATAGAAAGAGAGACCTGTAATGGCTTTGGATATTTTCGTAGTACTCCTATACGTAGCTGCCATGCTCGCCCTGGGCTGGTACGGCATGCGCCGCGCCAAGACCCGTGAAGACTACCTGGTGGCCGGCCGCAACCTCGGCCCGGGCTTCTACCTCGGCACCATGGCCGCCACCGTCCTCGGCGGGGCCTCCACCATCGGCACCGTGCGCCTGGGCTACGTCCATGGCATTTCCGGCTTCTGGCTCTGCGCCGCCCTGGGCCTGGGCATCATCGGCATCAGCCTGTTCCTCGCCAAGCCGCTGCTGAAGCTGAAGATCTTCACCGTGACCCAGGTGCTGGAGCGTCGCTACAACGCCACCGCACGCCATTCCAGCGCCGCCATCATGCTGGTGTATGCGCTGATGATCGGCGCCACCTCCACCATCGCCATCGGCACCGTGATGCAGGTCCTGTTCGGCATCCCGTTCTGGGTCGCGGTCCTCATCGGCGGCGGTATCGTGGTGGCCTACTCCACCATCGGCGGCATGTGGTCCCTGACCCTGACCGACATCGTGCAGTTCCTGATCATGACCATCGGCCTGGTGTTCATCCTCATGCCCATGTCCATCAGCGACGCGGGCGGCTGGGACGCCCTGGTGGCCAAGCTGCCGGCGAGCTACTTCTCCCTGACCGCCATCGGCTGGGACACCATCATCACCTACTTCCTGATCTACTTCTTCGGCATCTTCATCGGCCAGGACATCTGGCAGCGCGTGTTCACCGCCCGCAGCGAGGGCGTGGCCAAGGTGGCCGGCACCGCCGCTGGCGTGTACTGCGTGCTCTACGGCCTGGCCGCCGCCGCCATCGGCATGGCCGCCAAGGTGCTGCTGCCTGACCTGGACAACGTCAACAACGCCTTCGCCAGCATCGTTGACGCCACGCTGCCGGACGGCATCCGCGGCCTGGTGGTCGCCGCCGCCCTGGCCGCGCTCATGTCCACCGCCAGCGCCGGCCTGCTGGCCGCCTCCACCACCGCCGCCCAGGACCTCTGGCCGCTGCTGTCCGGCAGCAACGCCGACGGTGAAGGCGACGCCCACAAGAACCGCCTCTTCACCCTGCTGCTGGGCGTCGTGGTACTGGGTATCGCCCTGGTGGTGAGCGACGTGATCAGCGCCCTGACCCTGGCCTACAACCTGCTGGTGGGCGGCATGCTGATCCCGCTGCTGGGTGCCATCTACTGGAAGCGCGCCAGCACCGTCGGCGCCATCGCCAGCATGGTCCTGGGCAGCCTGACCGCCTGCCTCTTCATGTTCCTCGACGGCCTCGATGCCAATACCCCGATCTACTACAGCCTGGCGGTAGGTGCGGTGAGCTTCGTGATCGTGAGCCTGCTGTCGCGCCCGCAAGCGGCCGCCGGCAGCCTGGCCTGATATGCACTGCCGCCTCCCCCGAGGCGGCCCTTCCCGCCCCGGTCCGCGTCCGCCGACCGGGGATTTTTTTGTCTCGAGCACCTCGATGGTTGTAGGGTGAATGACGCTTCTTTCATCCACCAGCCGCGCCCGATCGTGCCTCGCACGGTGGACCAGTGAAGCGCGGTCCACCCTACGATGGAGACCCTCGCGCCCCAGTCCGGCCCGCACCGAATCCGGAGATCGTTTGGCGCGGATTCATTCGCGATAAGGTCCCGGCAGGAAACTCAGCACAGGGATATCCCATGAAAATCGTCAGTCGCGACCGCTGGTTCGATGTCGAGCACCACTACAACGGCATCAGCCTGATCAGCGAGACCTACGTCCGCCCCTTCTACCGCTGCAATATCTGGCACGTGCAGGGCCGCGACCGCGACCTGCTGATCGACTCCGGATCCGGCCTGGTGAGCCTGCGCGAACAACTGCCCTGGCTGACCCAGCGCCCGCTGCTGGCGGTGGCGAGCCACACCCACTTCGACCACATCGCCGGCCACCACGAGTTTCCCGAGCGCCTGGTGCACCCGGCGGAGGCGGACATCCTCGCCCGCCCCGACGGCGACAACACCCTGTCGAAGGCGTACGTGGGGGACGAGATGTTCGAGGCGCACCCCGACTGCCCGCTGTGCTACGCCGAGTACCGCGTCAAGGCGGCACCGGCCACGCGGCTCATCGATGAGGGGGATGTGCTGGACCTGGGCGACCGGGTCCTGGAGGTGCTGCATACGCCCGGCCATTCACCGGGCGGCATCAGCTTGTGGGAGGCGGAGACGGGCACGCTATTCAGCGGCGACATCGTCTATGACGGGCCGTTGGTGGATAACGCTTATCACTCGAACCTGGAGGATTACGCGAAAAGCCTCGCACGGCTGCGCGACCTTCCGGTGCGCACCGTGCATGGTGGCCATTTCCCCAGTTTCTCCGGTGAGCGCCTGCGCGAGTTGGCGGACAACTGGCTCAGGGCTCACGGATGAACCGGTTACTG
This genomic window from Pseudomonas furukawaii contains:
- the speB gene encoding agmatinase; translation: MDKKLHQPLGGNEMPRFGGIATMLRLPHIQTPAELDALDAAFVGVPLDIGTSLRSGTRFGPREIRAESVMIRPYNMATGAAPFDSLNVADIGDVAINTFNLKEAVRIIEEEYDRILGHGIVPLTLGGDHTITLPILRAIHKKHGKVGLVHIDAHADVNDEMFGEKVAHGTTFRRAAEEGLIDCDRVVQIGLRAQGYTAEDFNWSRKQGFRVVQAEECWHKSLAPLMAEVRDKVGGGPVYLSFDIDGIDPAWAPGTGTPEIGGLTTIQAIEIIRGCQGLDVIGCDLVEVSPPYDTTGNTSLLGANLLYEMLCILPGVAHR
- a CDS encoding transporter substrate-binding domain-containing protein, with product MSTRPLKLFALAGLVAATLSGGAMAADGKPSFVSSGSFQVCSDPTFPPLEFFEKAGDREPSGFDADLIRALAQHWGVKPRFIVTEFTGLLPGLDAKRCDAVISGTLITPERTEKLNAVAYLASATIVFGNGKSDLTLNSLDDLSGKVVAVQSGTRYVDIMEKLNEQLKAAGKTPATLQTYPKGSDVAQQVLVGRAAAGLSQDTELAYRELQTPGQFKTLYAFPEKDIFGAYMRPSPEDKKAVEDAVSALKANGTLKSIAEKWKLDPANLETAAQ
- a CDS encoding amino acid ABC transporter permease, which gives rise to MNFDVTVFWDALTSWHFFRGACITLILALVSHSVGILISIPCALALDGPPSVWRSTLRGVLSVFRGAPTLLQLLFVWNALPQFFPVFREEWFTPFIAAWIALSLNEAAYQVEINRAALKAVDKGQYAAGHALGLSRWHTFRYVIMPQAARIAVPPTANEFITLLKITSLASVISLQELMAVTSQTVSTTFQFSEYYAVALVYYLAMVYSLTWMQGGLERRLSWDAHSSTSSKSVGLVQRTLAHMRRI
- a CDS encoding amino acid ABC transporter ATP-binding protein; its protein translation is MNEIIRLENVGKRYEDFQVLQGINLSVRQGEKIVICGPSGSGKSTLIRCINRLNPHDTGTITVEDQDISTKSGSDHVRREVGMVFQNFNLFPHLTVLENCTLAPMKVRGLGRKQAEELALRYLNRVHIGSQAHKKPGQLSGGQQQRVAIARALCMSPKVMLFDEPTSALDPEMVGEVLDVMTELAQDGMTMLCVTHEMGFARKVADRVVFMDAGQIVETSNPADFFDNPQHPRTRAFLSQINH
- a CDS encoding class II aldolase/adducin family protein — translated: MNVQNEAILRRDLAAAYRLAALFGWDDTLYTHFSVRLPGVEPRFLINPFGLMFEEIRASDLIVVDMHGRVVEGNADYNVAGFTIHSAVHMARADAHCVIHTHTLAGMAVAAADNGLAQLNQISAEFHQRVGYHTYEGIALDLGERERLVASLGDNIALMLRHHGLLSVGASVADAIYVMYYLNKACEIQIAASSLRGIREMPNDLSVHACEQFQACEWQRQLVWEAWLRKLERECPEYKD
- a CDS encoding sodium:solute symporter, which encodes MALDIFVVLLYVAAMLALGWYGMRRAKTREDYLVAGRNLGPGFYLGTMAATVLGGASTIGTVRLGYVHGISGFWLCAALGLGIIGISLFLAKPLLKLKIFTVTQVLERRYNATARHSSAAIMLVYALMIGATSTIAIGTVMQVLFGIPFWVAVLIGGGIVVAYSTIGGMWSLTLTDIVQFLIMTIGLVFILMPMSISDAGGWDALVAKLPASYFSLTAIGWDTIITYFLIYFFGIFIGQDIWQRVFTARSEGVAKVAGTAAGVYCVLYGLAAAAIGMAAKVLLPDLDNVNNAFASIVDATLPDGIRGLVVAAALAALMSTASAGLLAASTTAAQDLWPLLSGSNADGEGDAHKNRLFTLLLGVVVLGIALVVSDVISALTLAYNLLVGGMLIPLLGAIYWKRASTVGAIASMVLGSLTACLFMFLDGLDANTPIYYSLAVGAVSFVIVSLLSRPQAAAGSLA
- a CDS encoding MBL fold metallo-hydrolase, with the protein product MKIVSRDRWFDVEHHYNGISLISETYVRPFYRCNIWHVQGRDRDLLIDSGSGLVSLREQLPWLTQRPLLAVASHTHFDHIAGHHEFPERLVHPAEADILARPDGDNTLSKAYVGDEMFEAHPDCPLCYAEYRVKAAPATRLIDEGDVLDLGDRVLEVLHTPGHSPGGISLWEAETGTLFSGDIVYDGPLVDNAYHSNLEDYAKSLARLRDLPVRTVHGGHFPSFSGERLRELADNWLRAHG